The Denticeps clupeoides chromosome 5, fDenClu1.1, whole genome shotgun sequence genome includes a region encoding these proteins:
- the LOC114791174 gene encoding uncharacterized protein CXorf38-like: MILEELRARLNDAGYKNWLKAGCCLLALKGALHDFLDSEMKRFHDAAVRGHAALGRARCRSTCRPTGNQLRSACRVCSKWMQEILKHHTSPAAVVNWGNCRPWLWPSEHWEVAKAFMPRGQTDVTRAEQCDAAALLNLLHFCDHFSFIDQSLVKEVIRSRNELMHSCEMRVSAQWMERYQKSIKKLLLQLCHIPAAAAANQQIQEMLSVDWSVHIPGVDAVDGSQETRLEPEYISQWETELIREQICEILTQFDEEESIGVQDLESLQHLCSFLQNHADLKDQFKTEIDRICCTREKLQSKTPGEDVRHQH, from the exons ATGATCTTGGAGGAGTTGCGCGCACGGCTGAACGACGCGGGCTACAAGAACTGGCTGAAGGCCGGGTGCTGTCTGCTGGCGCTGAAAGGCGCGCTGCACGACTTCCTCGACTCGGAGATGAAGCGCTTTCACGACGCCGCCGTCCGCGGCCACGCCGCGCTCGGCAGGGCCCGCTGCAGGAGCACCTGCAGGCCGACGGGGAACCAG CTGCGCTCTGCATGTCGGGTGTGCAGCAAGTGGATGCAGGAGATTCTGAAGCACCACACCAGCCCAGCAGCAGTGGTGAACTGGGGCAACTGCAGGCCCTGGCTCTGGCCCTCGGAACACTGGGAAGTGGCAAAG GCGTTCATGCCTCGAGGTCAGACAGACGTAACTCGAGCGGAGCAGTGCGATGCGGCCGCCCTCCTCAATCTCCTCCACTTCTGCGACCACTTCTCTTTCATTGACCAGAGTCTCGTCAAAGAG GTGATTCGCTCGAGGAATGAGCTGATGCACTCGTGCGAGATGCGTGTGTCAGCGCAGTGGATGGAGCGCTACCAGAAGAGCATAAAGAAGCTTCTTCTGCAGCTCTGCCACATCCCAGCCGCGGCAGCCGCCAATCAGCAGATACAGGAG ATGCTCTCTGTTGACTGGTCTGTGCACATTCCTGGAGTGGACGCTGTGGATGGGTCTCAGGAGACGAGGCTGGAGCCAGAATACATCAGCCAGTGGGAAACAGAGTTGATCAGGGAGCAAATATGTGAGATTCTTACTCAGTTTGATGAAGAAGAATCCATTGGTGTGCAG GACCTGGAAAGTCTTCAGCACCTCTGCAGTTTCCTTCAGAATCACGCTGATCTGAAGGACCAGTTCAAGACTGAAATAGATCGGATCTGTTGTACGAGGGAAAAGCTACAGTCTAAAACCCCAGGAGAGGATGTCCGTCATCAGC
- the LOC114789877 gene encoding protocadherin-8-like — protein sequence METTPAATLLLLALSAAGATTAKYSTHEEESPGTFIGNLSEDLNLDPAEDPDTSFRFMQETNSSLIGMGRRDGLLTVARRIDRETLCGRATRCLVAFDVVVFSKDKFHLVHVEVSVRDVNDHAPEFPRNVTRLDVPEDVAVGTRFPLDAALDPDVEDNHVQTYRVSRNSHFGIEVRSRADGSRFAELVLVRRLDREAQDEYALRVTASDGGTPPRSGSLAVHVAVVDVNDNSPVFEHDVLRVEVHEDAPVGFLLVTVRASDPDRGDNGQVRYDFAAECGQEVRDTFHVDPDTGAITLKSLVDFESRTSYELDVQAYDLGPNSVPSTCKVVVDVVDVNDNAPEISIKPMTWTSDGTARITETAAVESFVALISTSDRDSGANGYVRVSLSGHDHFRLQQAYGDAFMVVTAAALDREKVAEYHLTVVAEDLGSPPFRTARQYTIRVGDDNDNPPLFSKPAYDVSVMENKPPGSYIATVVARDPDEGVNGQVTYELVDADVAGAPLSSLVTVDATSGSLYAVGTFNYEAVKQIDVTIRAADGGTPQRSSVAVVRVKVVDQNDNAPFMVHPVLANGSADVPVPLGAPAGYLALALRARDADEGVNAELNFRILADRREAFTINRVTGEMALKSALSGDYGDIIYVRVAVTDNGRSPLSCEATLRFVITDMGLSGEPLAVAPESEGVAAEESDVDTSLVVIALLGAGCGLLLVAIVGVASSHRRCRGEQPVAGGLVKKSPLSNRSVSSAESDSDTSEQHSTVTEQLSSTRDDSIEEPGADSVKQVFGPASEAQREPVAAWQGGRYALQIRSDGSTDQTSVKDSGKGDSDFNDSDSDVSGGAGQKVTEHSQLRTQNVFYPGPMDRRGQIYKMAAHASSSRAPSSSYSITFSKSPACGQMQNNPPRPSWRNFSYSTMAPKAVDPHRHHLPHRSGTLRPSFYKTITIYNKPSTPTIA from the exons ATGGAGACGACGCCCGCGGCGACGCTGCTGCTCCTGGCGCTGTCTGCGGCCGGCGCGACCACCGCCAAGTACTCCACCCACGAGGAGGAGAGTCCGGGCACCTTCATCGGGAACCTGTCGGAGGACCTGAACCTCGACCCCGCCGAGGACCCCGACACGAGCTTCCGGTTCATGCAGGAGACCAACTCCAGCCTGATCGGCATGGGGCGGCGGGACGGCCTGCTCACCGTGGCGCGGCGCATCGACCGCGAGACGCTGTGCGGCCGCGCCACGCGGTGCCTCGTCGCCTTCGACGTGGTCGTCTTCTCCAAGGACAAGTTCCACCTGGTCCACGTGGAGGTCAGCGTGCGCGACGTGAACGACCACGCGCCGGAGTTCCCGCGCAACGTGACGCGCCTGGACGTGCCCGAGGACGTGGCCGTGGGGACGCGGTTCCCGCTGGACGCCGCGCTGGACCCGGACGTCGAGGACAACCACGTCCAGACCTACCGGGTGTCCCGCAACAGCCACTTCGGCATCGAGGTGCGCAGCAGGGCGGACGGCAGCAGGTTCGCCGAACTGGTCCTGGTCCGGCGGCTGGACCGCGAGGCGCAGGACGAGTACGCGCTGCGCGTGACCGCGAGCGACGGCGGCACCCCCCCGAGGTCCGGCTCGCTCGCCGTGCACGTCGCGGTCGTGGACGTTAACGACAACAGCCCCGTGTTCGAGCACGACGTGCTCCGGGTGGAGGTCCACGAGGACGCGCCCGTGGGCTTCCTCCTGGTGACGGTGCGCGCCTCGGACCCGGACCGCGGCGACAACGGCCAGGTGAGGTACGACTTCGCCGCGGAGTGCGGCCAAGAGGTCAGGGACACCTTTCACGTGGACCCCGACACCGGCGCCATCACGCTCAAGTCGCTGGTGGACTTCGAGAGCAGGACGTCGTACGAGCTGGACGTCCAGGCTTACGACCTGGGTCCAAATTCGGTCCCCTCCACGTGCAAGGTCGTGGTCGACGTGGTGGACGTCAATGACAACGCGCCCGAGATCAGCATCAAGCCCATGACGTGGACGAGCGACGGGACGGCCCGCATCACGGAGACCGCGGCCGTGGAGAGCTTCGTGGCCCTCATCAGCACCTCGGACCGCGACTCGGGCGCCAACGGCTACGTGCGGGTCAGTCTGAGCGGGCACGATCACTTCCGGCTCCAGCAGGCCTACGGAGACGCGTTCATGGTGGTGACCGCGGCCGCCCTGGACAGAGAGAAGGTGGCGGAGTACCACCTGACCGTGGTGGCCGAGGACCTGGGCTCCCCGCCGTTCCGGACGGCGAGGCAGTACACCATCAGGGTGGGCGACGACAACGACAACCCGCCCCTGTTCAGCAAGCCGGCGTACGACGTGTCGGTGATGGAGAACAAGCCGCCGGGCTCCTACATCGCCACCGTGGTGGCCCGCGACCCTGATGAGGGGGTCAACGGCCAGGTGACCTACGAGCTGGTGGACGCCGACGTCGCCGGAGCGCCGCTGTCGTCGTTGGTGACCGTAGACGCCACCTCGGGCTCCCTGTACGCCGTCGGGACTTTTAATTACGAGGCGGTGAAGCAGATCGACGTGACGATTCGAGCCGCCGACGGCGGCACGCCACAGAGGTCAAGCGTGGCCGTGGTCAGGGTCAAGGTTGTGGACCAAAACGACAACGCGCCTTTCATGGTCCACCCGGTCCTGGCGAACGGCTCGGCCGACGTGCCCGTGCCGCTCGGCGCCCCGGCCGGTTACCTCGCCCTGGCGCTCAGAGCTCGCGACGCCGACGAGGGCGTCAACGCCGAGCTGAACTTCAGGATCCTCGCGGACAGACGAGAAGCGTTTACCATCAACAGAGTCACCGGGGAGATGGCGCTGAAGTCCGCCCTGTCCGGAGACTACGGGGACATCATTTACGTCCGAGTCGCCGTCACCGACAACGGGAGGTCGCCGCTGTCGTGCGAGGCCACGCTGCGCTTCGTCATCACAGACATGGGGCTGAGCGGCGAGCCGCTGGCGGTGGCGCCGGAGTCCGAGGGCGTGGCGGCCGAGGAGTCCGACGTGGACACTTCCCTGGTCGTCATCGCGCTGCTCGGCGCGGGGTGCGGCCTGCTGCTGGTGGCCATCGTGGGCGTGGCGTCTTCGCACCGCCGCTGCCGCGGAGAGCAGCCGGTCGCGGGGGGGCTCGTGAAAAAGTCTCCGCTCTCGAACCGCAGCGTCAGCTCGGCGGAATCCGACAGCGACACGTccgagcagcacagcacggtcACCGAACAGCTGTCTTCCACGCGAGACGACTCCATCGAGGAGCCCGGCGCCGACTCGGTAAAGCAA GTGTTCGGCCCCGCCAGCGAGGCCCAGCGGGAGCCCGTGGCGGCCTGGCAAGGTGGCAGGTACGCGTTACAAATCCG CAGCGATGGCTCCACCGATCAGACCAGTGTGAAGGACAGTGGAAAAGGTGACAGTGACTTCAATGACAGCGACTCTGACGTCAGTGGTGGGGCGGGCCAGAAGGTCACTGAACACAGTCAGCTACGGACACAGA ACGTCTTTTACCCGGGACCCATGGACAGAAGGGGTCAGATTTATAAGATGGCAGCACACGCCTCCAGCAGCCGAGCCCCCAGCAGCAGCTATTCCATAACATTTTCCAAGTCGCCGGCATGTGGCCAGATGCAGAACAACCCGCCACGGCCGTCGTGGAGAAACTTCAGCTACAGCACGATGGCGCCGAAGGCGGTGGACCCGCACCGGCACCACCTTCCCCACAGATCGGGGACCCTGCGCCCCAGCTTCTACAAAACCATTACGATTTACAACAAGCCCAGTACGCCCACGATAGCCTGA